In Cyanobacteria bacterium GSL.Bin1, the following are encoded in one genomic region:
- a CDS encoding RbcX chaperonin protein — MNSKRVAQETAKVLQDYLTYQAVRTILDQLSETNPTQAIWLRQFSQQHNLQNSEAYLEALMAERKDLVMRIMTVREDLAERVLDFLPEMVRSGVEESNLRYRCQILERLTQTQSENSDNPDSDDSSSFPDDSHSTE; from the coding sequence ATGAACTCAAAACGAGTGGCTCAAGAAACAGCGAAAGTGCTGCAAGACTACCTCACTTATCAAGCAGTGCGCACGATTCTTGACCAGTTATCGGAAACCAATCCCACCCAAGCCATCTGGCTACGACAGTTTTCTCAACAGCATAATTTGCAAAATAGCGAAGCTTACCTAGAAGCCTTAATGGCAGAACGGAAAGATTTAGTGATGCGAATTATGACGGTTCGAGAAGACCTTGCTGAGCGAGTCTTAGATTTTTTACCGGAGATGGTTCGCTCAGGTGTTGAGGAGTCGAATTTACGATACCGTTGCCAGATTTTAGAACGGCTCACCCAAACCCAATCGGAAAACTCGGACAATCCAGACTCAGATGATTCGTCCTCTTTTCCCGATGATTCTCATTCTACTGAATAA
- a CDS encoding ribulose bisphosphate carboxylase small subunit: MKTTPKQPHYETLSYLPPLTDQQIAKQIQYMLDQDFIPAIEFEESPSPEDHHWTLWKLPLFDASSPQDVLNEVRECRSEYSNCYIRVVGFDNIRQCQMVSFIVYKPDGIRY, translated from the coding sequence ATGAAAACAACACCGAAACAGCCTCATTACGAAACTCTATCTTATTTACCTCCCCTCACTGACCAACAGATTGCTAAGCAAATCCAATATATGTTGGATCAAGACTTCATTCCTGCAATTGAGTTTGAAGAATCTCCGAGCCCGGAAGATCACCACTGGACCCTCTGGAAACTCCCTTTATTTGATGCCAGTTCTCCTCAGGATGTGCTCAATGAAGTCCGGGAATGTCGCTCTGAATATTCCAACTGCTATATTCGTGTCGTAGGCTTTGATAATATTCGTCAGTGCCAAATGGTTAGCTTTATCGTTTATAAACCCGATGGGATCCGTTACTAA